From Rhodococcus antarcticus, the proteins below share one genomic window:
- the rpmJ gene encoding 50S ribosomal protein L36, whose translation MKVNPSVKKICEKCKVIRRNGRVMVICSNLRHKQRQG comes from the coding sequence GTGAAGGTCAACCCCAGCGTCAAGAAGATCTGTGAGAAGTGCAAGGTGATCCGCCGAAACGGGCGGGTCATGGTGATCTGCTCGAACCTGCGCCACAAGCAGCGCCAGGGCTGA
- the rpsH gene encoding 30S ribosomal protein S8 encodes MTMTDPIADMLTRLRNANSAYHDVVVMPHSKLKANIAEILQREGYIAGHRTEEATVGQSLVVDLKYGPNRERSIAGVRRVSKPGLRVYAKSTNLPKVLGGLGVAIISTSTGLLTDRQAAKQGVGGEVLAYVW; translated from the coding sequence ATGACCATGACCGACCCGATCGCAGACATGCTGACCCGTCTGCGCAACGCCAACTCGGCGTACCACGACGTCGTCGTGATGCCGCACTCCAAGCTCAAGGCGAACATCGCGGAGATCCTCCAGCGCGAGGGCTACATCGCCGGGCACCGCACGGAGGAGGCGACCGTGGGCCAGTCCCTCGTCGTCGACCTGAAGTACGGCCCGAACCGGGAGCGCAGCATCGCCGGCGTTCGTCGGGTGTCCAAGCCCGGGCTCCGCGTCTACGCGAAGTCCACCAACCTGCCCAAGGTCCTGGGCGGCCTCGGCGTGGCGATCATCTCCACGTCGACCGGTCTGCTCACCGATCGCCAGGCGGCCAAGCAGGGAGTGGGCGGGGAAGTCCTCGCCTACGTCTGGTGA
- the rplO gene encoding 50S ribosomal protein L15 produces the protein MTIKLHHLRPAPGAKKDKIRVGRGEGGKRGKTAGRGTKGTKARKNVPASFEGGQMPLHMRLPKLKGFTNPFRTEYQVVNVGDLARLFPQGGTVGPEELVAAGAVRKNELVKVLGDGDLGSVTLQISANKFSGAAKEKISAAGGSTTEV, from the coding sequence GTGACGATCAAGCTGCACCACCTGCGTCCCGCCCCGGGCGCGAAGAAGGACAAGATCCGTGTCGGTCGTGGTGAGGGCGGCAAGCGGGGCAAGACCGCAGGCCGCGGAACCAAGGGCACCAAGGCGCGCAAGAACGTTCCCGCGTCGTTCGAGGGTGGCCAGATGCCGCTGCACATGCGGCTGCCGAAGCTCAAGGGCTTCACCAACCCGTTCCGCACGGAGTACCAGGTGGTGAACGTGGGCGACCTCGCCCGCCTCTTCCCGCAGGGTGGCACCGTCGGCCCGGAGGAGCTGGTGGCCGCGGGAGCGGTCCGCAAGAACGAGCTCGTCAAGGTCCTCGGAGACGGGGACCTGGGGTCGGTCACGCTCCAGATCAGCGCGAACAAGTTCTCCGGCGCCGCCAAGGAGAAGATCAGCGCCGCTGGTGGGAGCACCACCGAGGTCTGA
- a CDS encoding adenylate kinase, with the protein MRLLILGPQGAGKGTQAQLLSAELGIPHISTGDLFRAHLGEETELGKQVRVYLDAGSLVPDEITNEMVRERLQEPDTAAGFLLDGFPRTNGQADVLDGILRVLGVALDAVVELAVGREVVVGRMLARGRSDDTEEAIRNRLELYTAETAPLLDRYRSIVRTVDGVGEVDEVGARVLAALPPAQR; encoded by the coding sequence GTGAGACTCCTCATCCTCGGTCCCCAGGGGGCCGGCAAGGGCACCCAGGCGCAGCTGCTCTCGGCCGAGCTCGGCATACCGCACATCTCCACCGGCGACCTGTTCCGCGCGCACCTGGGCGAGGAGACGGAGCTGGGCAAGCAGGTCCGGGTCTACCTCGACGCAGGGTCGCTCGTGCCGGACGAGATCACCAACGAGATGGTGCGCGAGCGCCTCCAGGAGCCGGACACGGCCGCAGGCTTCCTGCTGGACGGGTTCCCCCGGACCAACGGCCAGGCCGACGTGCTGGACGGGATCCTCCGGGTCCTGGGCGTGGCCCTGGACGCCGTCGTGGAGCTCGCCGTCGGCCGTGAGGTCGTGGTCGGGCGGATGCTGGCCCGGGGCCGTTCGGACGACACCGAGGAAGCGATCCGCAACCGGCTGGAGCTCTACACCGCCGAGACCGCCCCGCTGCTCGACCGCTACCGGTCGATCGTGCGCACCGTGGACGGGGTCGGCGAGGTGGACGAGGTGGGAGCCCGGGTCCTCGCCGCCCTGCCCCCCGCGCAGCGCTGA
- the rplF gene encoding 50S ribosomal protein L6 yields MSRIGKLPVPVPSGVDVSIEGQTVTVKGPKGTLATTISEPIAVEKSEDGTLAVSRPDDERRSRSLHGLSRTLVQNMVVGVTDGYTRKMEIHGVGYRVVLKGSDLEFALGYSHPVPIAAPTGITFAVETPTRFSITGIDKQQVGQIAANIRRLRRPDPYKGKGVRYAGEVIRRKVGKTGK; encoded by the coding sequence ATGTCGCGCATCGGAAAGCTCCCCGTGCCCGTCCCCTCCGGGGTCGACGTGAGCATCGAGGGACAGACAGTCACGGTCAAGGGGCCTAAGGGCACCCTGGCCACCACGATCTCTGAGCCCATCGCCGTCGAGAAGTCGGAGGACGGCACGCTCGCCGTCAGCCGGCCCGACGACGAGCGCCGCAGCCGGTCGCTGCACGGCCTGTCCCGCACCCTGGTGCAGAACATGGTCGTCGGTGTCACGGACGGCTACACCCGCAAGATGGAGATCCACGGCGTCGGTTACCGCGTGGTGCTGAAGGGTTCGGACCTCGAGTTCGCGCTCGGGTACAGCCACCCGGTGCCGATCGCGGCGCCGACCGGCATCACGTTCGCCGTCGAGACGCCGACCCGGTTCTCCATCACCGGGATCGACAAGCAGCAGGTCGGTCAGATCGCCGCGAACATCCGCCGCCTGCGCCGCCCCGACCCGTACAAGGGCAAGGGTGTCCGCTACGCCGGCGAGGTCATCCGCCGCAAGGTCGGAAAGACGGGTAAGTGA
- the secY gene encoding preprotein translocase subunit SecY → MLSAFVSAFKTPDLRRKILFTLGVLALYRVGTTLPSPGVSYSNIQQCLRTVEGGDSQSIYALINLFSGGALLQLSVFALGIMPYITASIIVQLLTVVIPRFEELRKEGQSGQAKMTQYTRYLTIALAILQSTGIVALAVRGNLFAGCDNNLYPAIPGSSIFSMVVVVISMTAGTAVIMWLGELITDRGIGNGMSLLIFTSIAARIPAEGKAVLDSRGGLVFVLVLVAALVIIASVIFVEQGQRRIPVQYAKRMVGRRMYGGTSTYLPLKVNQAGVIPVIFASSLLYLPNLLSQLTRSSTAAPNVWQRFINTYLVSPSSWSYIALYFALIVFFTYFYVAITFNPEERADEMKKFGGFIPGIRPGRPTAEYLSFVLGRITLPGSLYLGTVAVLPNVFLDLGSSSPSQNFPFGGTAVLIMVGVGLDTVKQIESQLMQRNYEGFLR, encoded by the coding sequence GTGCTCTCCGCCTTCGTCTCCGCCTTCAAGACGCCGGACCTGAGGCGGAAGATCCTCTTCACCCTCGGTGTCCTCGCGCTCTACCGAGTGGGGACGACACTCCCGTCACCGGGGGTGTCGTACTCCAACATCCAGCAGTGCCTGCGGACGGTGGAGGGGGGCGACAGCCAGAGCATCTACGCGCTGATCAACCTCTTCAGCGGCGGCGCACTGCTGCAGCTCTCGGTCTTCGCCCTCGGGATCATGCCGTACATCACGGCGAGCATCATCGTGCAGCTGCTGACGGTGGTCATCCCGCGCTTCGAGGAGCTCCGCAAGGAGGGTCAGTCCGGCCAGGCGAAGATGACGCAGTACACCCGGTACCTCACGATCGCACTGGCGATCCTGCAGTCCACCGGGATCGTGGCTCTCGCGGTGCGGGGGAACCTGTTCGCGGGCTGCGACAACAACCTGTACCCCGCGATCCCCGGCAGCTCCATCTTCTCGATGGTCGTGGTGGTCATCTCGATGACCGCGGGCACTGCCGTCATCATGTGGCTCGGCGAGCTGATCACCGACCGTGGCATCGGCAACGGGATGTCCCTGCTCATCTTTACCTCGATCGCCGCCCGCATCCCGGCCGAGGGCAAGGCCGTGCTGGACAGCCGGGGCGGGCTCGTCTTCGTCCTCGTCCTCGTGGCCGCGCTGGTCATCATCGCGAGCGTCATCTTCGTGGAGCAGGGCCAGCGCCGGATCCCCGTCCAGTACGCGAAGCGCATGGTCGGCCGCCGCATGTACGGCGGCACCTCGACCTACCTGCCGCTCAAGGTCAACCAGGCCGGCGTGATCCCCGTGATCTTCGCGTCCTCGCTGCTCTACCTGCCCAACCTGCTCTCGCAGCTCACGAGGTCCAGCACGGCGGCACCGAACGTGTGGCAGCGGTTCATCAACACCTACCTGGTCAGCCCGTCGAGCTGGAGCTACATCGCGCTGTACTTCGCGCTCATCGTGTTCTTCACCTACTTCTACGTCGCGATCACCTTCAACCCGGAGGAGCGCGCGGACGAGATGAAGAAGTTCGGGGGCTTCATCCCCGGCATCCGGCCGGGACGCCCGACCGCTGAGTACCTGAGCTTCGTGCTCGGTCGCATCACCCTCCCGGGCTCGCTGTACCTCGGCACCGTGGCCGTGCTCCCCAACGTGTTCCTGGATCTCGGCAGCAGCTCGCCGAGCCAGAACTTCCCGTTCGGAGGCACGGCGGTGCTGATCATGGTCGGTGTCGGGCTGGACACGGTGAAGCAGATCGAGAGCCAGCTCATGCAGCGCAACTACGAAGGGTTCCTGCGGTAG
- the rpsE gene encoding 30S ribosomal protein S5, with product MPGRARRDGATGAAGGPPSGGQGGGGRDRRDGGRGAAPEKPSHLERVVAINRVSKVVKGGRRFSFTALVIVGDGNGMVGVGYGKAKEVPAAIQKGVDEARKAFFRVPMIGGTITHPIQGEAAAGVVMLRPASPGTGVIAGGPVRAVLECAGIHDILSKSLGSDNAINVVHATVAALKGLQRPEEVAARRGLPIEDVAPAGMLRARAGQGA from the coding sequence ATGCCGGGACGTGCACGGCGCGATGGCGCAACCGGAGCAGCCGGGGGTCCGCCCTCGGGCGGCCAGGGTGGGGGCGGTCGCGACCGCCGCGACGGTGGCCGCGGTGCGGCGCCCGAGAAGCCCAGCCACCTCGAGCGCGTGGTGGCCATCAACCGCGTCTCCAAGGTCGTGAAGGGTGGTCGTCGCTTCAGCTTCACCGCCCTCGTGATCGTGGGTGACGGCAACGGGATGGTGGGCGTCGGCTACGGCAAGGCCAAGGAGGTGCCCGCCGCGATCCAGAAGGGCGTGGACGAGGCCCGCAAGGCCTTCTTCCGCGTCCCGATGATCGGCGGCACGATCACCCACCCGATCCAGGGTGAGGCTGCGGCCGGAGTCGTCATGCTCCGTCCGGCCAGCCCCGGTACCGGCGTCATTGCCGGTGGTCCGGTCCGCGCCGTCCTGGAGTGCGCCGGCATCCACGACATCCTGTCCAAGTCCCTTGGCAGCGACAACGCGATCAACGTCGTCCACGCCACGGTGGCTGCGCTCAAGGGCCTGCAGCGTCCCGAGGAGGTGGCCGCACGTCGCGGTCTGCCGATCGAGGACGTGGCGCCGGCCGGAATGCTGCGCGCCCGCGCGGGACAGGGGGCCTGA
- the infA gene encoding translation initiation factor IF-1, with protein sequence MAKKDGAIEVEGRVVEPLPNAMFRVELENGHRVLAHISGKMRQHYIRILPEDKVVVELSPYDLSRGRIVYRYK encoded by the coding sequence ATGGCAAAGAAGGACGGGGCCATCGAGGTCGAGGGCCGAGTTGTCGAGCCGCTGCCGAATGCGATGTTCCGGGTGGAGCTCGAGAACGGCCACCGGGTGCTCGCGCACATCAGCGGCAAGATGCGGCAGCACTACATCCGCATCCTGCCCGAGGACAAGGTCGTCGTGGAGCTCTCGCCCTACGACCTGTCCCGTGGCCGGATCGTCTACCGCTACAAGTAA
- a CDS encoding type Z 30S ribosomal protein S14 has product MAKKALVNKANAKPKFAVRAYTRCQRCGRPHAVFRKFGLCRICLREMAHAGELPGVRKSSW; this is encoded by the coding sequence ATGGCCAAGAAGGCCCTCGTCAACAAGGCCAACGCAAAGCCGAAGTTCGCGGTGCGCGCGTACACACGCTGCCAGCGCTGCGGTCGTCCCCACGCGGTGTTCCGCAAGTTCGGCCTGTGCCGGATCTGCCTCCGGGAGATGGCCCACGCCGGCGAGCTGCCCGGCGTGCGCAAGTCGTCCTGGTGA
- the rplR gene encoding 50S ribosomal protein L18 codes for MSTAATTTKRTPVGKDVSTRRRLSKARRHFRLRKKVNGSAARPRLVVNRSSRHIHAQLIDDLAGHTLAAASTIEADVRAVSGDKSAKAAKVGELLAARAKAAGVEKVVFDRGGHDYHGRIAALADAAREGGLEF; via the coding sequence ATGAGCACAGCAGCTACCACCACCAAGCGCACCCCGGTGGGCAAGGACGTCTCCACCCGTCGCCGGTTGTCCAAGGCGCGTCGCCACTTCCGGCTGCGCAAGAAGGTCAACGGCTCGGCGGCACGTCCGCGCCTCGTGGTGAACCGGTCCTCCCGGCACATCCACGCGCAGCTCATCGACGACCTCGCCGGCCACACGCTGGCGGCGGCCTCCACCATCGAGGCCGACGTCCGTGCCGTGAGTGGCGACAAGTCGGCCAAGGCCGCCAAGGTCGGCGAGCTCCTCGCGGCCAGGGCCAAGGCCGCCGGTGTCGAGAAGGTCGTCTTCGATCGCGGTGGTCACGACTACCACGGCCGGATCGCGGCCCTCGCCGACGCCGCCCGCGAGGGAGGCCTGGAGTTCTGA
- the rpmD gene encoding 50S ribosomal protein L30 — protein sequence MSDLKVTQTRSTIGCKQNQRETLRTLGLHKIRQSVVRADSPQVRGMIKTVRHLVTVEEVSS from the coding sequence GTGTCCGACCTCAAGGTCACCCAGACCCGCAGCACCATCGGGTGCAAGCAGAACCAGCGCGAGACCCTGCGCACGCTCGGCCTGCACAAGATCCGGCAGAGCGTGGTCCGTGCGGACAGCCCGCAGGTCCGCGGAATGATCAAGACTGTTCGCCACCTGGTGACGGTGGAGGAGGTGTCATCGTGA
- the map gene encoding type I methionyl aminopeptidase, whose product MILGRNRGTVPARTAGELEAMAAAGAVVGAALTACVGAVRSGASTADLDAVAEQVIRDAGAVPSFLGYHGFPASICASVNDRVVHGIPSATEVLAAGDLISIDCGAILDGWHGDSALTVGVGALTPEEEQLSAACRSSMEAGIAAMVAGNRLTDVSHAIETETRAAGDRDGRVYGIVDGYGGHGIGRVMHAEPFLANEGAPGRGPRLVEGSVLAIEPMLTLGTTETRTLSDDWTVVTIDGSRAAHWEHTVAVTAAGPRILTTRA is encoded by the coding sequence ATGATCCTCGGTCGCAACCGGGGCACCGTGCCGGCACGCACGGCCGGGGAGCTCGAGGCGATGGCCGCGGCCGGTGCCGTGGTCGGGGCTGCCCTCACTGCCTGCGTCGGTGCGGTCCGCTCCGGCGCGAGCACCGCGGACCTCGACGCCGTGGCGGAGCAGGTCATCCGCGACGCCGGGGCAGTGCCCTCGTTCCTGGGCTACCACGGGTTCCCGGCCAGCATCTGCGCGTCGGTGAACGACCGCGTGGTGCACGGCATCCCCTCGGCCACCGAGGTGCTCGCCGCGGGGGACCTGATCTCCATCGACTGCGGCGCGATCCTGGACGGCTGGCACGGCGACTCGGCCCTGACCGTGGGGGTGGGTGCGCTCACCCCGGAGGAGGAGCAGCTCTCCGCCGCCTGCCGCAGCTCGATGGAGGCAGGGATCGCGGCCATGGTGGCGGGCAACCGGCTCACGGACGTCTCGCACGCGATCGAGACCGAGACGCGTGCCGCGGGGGACAGGGACGGGCGCGTGTACGGGATCGTCGACGGCTACGGCGGCCACGGGATCGGTCGCGTGATGCACGCGGAGCCGTTCCTCGCCAACGAGGGCGCCCCCGGGCGTGGCCCCCGTCTGGTCGAGGGCTCGGTGCTCGCCATCGAGCCGATGCTGACCCTCGGCACTACCGAGACCAGGACGCTGTCCGACGACTGGACCGTGGTCACCATCGACGGGAGCCGGGCCGCCCACTGGGAGCACACGGTGGCCGTGACGGCCGCCGGTCCTCGCATCCTGACCACCCGCGCCTGA
- the rplE gene encoding 50S ribosomal protein L5: MTSTDTTVTSLPRLKVRYREEIRAGLQEQFTYDNVMQVPGVVKVVVNMGVGDAARDAKLIDGAVRDLALITGQKPEIRKARKSIAQFKLREGMPIGARVTLRGDRMWEFLDRLVSIALPRIRDFRGLSGTQFDGNGNYTFGLNEQSMFHEIDVDSIDRPRGMDITVVTTATNNEEGRALLKHLGFPFKEA; the protein is encoded by the coding sequence ATGACCAGCACGGACACCACGGTCACGAGCCTTCCCCGGCTCAAGGTCCGCTACCGCGAGGAGATCCGCGCCGGGCTCCAGGAGCAGTTCACCTACGACAACGTCATGCAGGTCCCCGGGGTCGTCAAGGTCGTCGTCAACATGGGTGTCGGTGACGCCGCCCGCGACGCCAAGCTCATCGACGGGGCCGTCCGCGACCTCGCCCTCATCACCGGCCAGAAGCCGGAGATCCGCAAGGCCCGCAAGTCCATCGCCCAGTTCAAGCTCCGCGAGGGCATGCCGATCGGTGCCCGCGTGACGCTGCGCGGCGACCGCATGTGGGAGTTCCTCGACCGCCTGGTGAGCATCGCGCTCCCGCGCATCAGGGACTTCCGCGGCCTGTCGGGCACGCAGTTCGACGGCAACGGCAACTACACGTTCGGCCTGAACGAGCAGTCGATGTTCCACGAGATCGACGTGGACTCCATCGACCGGCCTCGGGGCATGGACATCACCGTGGTGACCACCGCGACGAACAACGAGGAGGGTCGGGCGCTGCTGAAGCACCTGGGCTTCCCCTTCAAGGAGGCGTGA